A stretch of Bradyrhizobium sp. AZCC 2262 DNA encodes these proteins:
- a CDS encoding methyl-accepting chemotaxis protein, with amino-acid sequence MLNRLTVSALLKTVILVTSFCVVVGFSLNAWDSWGRLQAASRIAVIADASANMFKAMHNLRTDRSTTNRLLNSDAPMEADIEKYLRNIRDTEMPAMANALGLLGGMEFAQQATLVPEFDRLFKAMTAMQKEFWDAMGKPKASRRPTLAKEYMDTATAMLETLDKLAASLAGAVNHQDATIDQLLAIKQIAWLLRSTAGEASLIVSNAINAGKVAPETRLAYTKYAGGIDAAWSALELTASGMQLPPAISSAMAATKTAYFEPQYLSLRDRLLTQVAAGEKPELTANQWTPVTVGRLSAAVTVAEAALDAAKDHAAYLRSAAQRSLTMQLALLTGALALAFGAMAIVTRRVIKPLHTMRDAMLKVAAGDLHVDTGYAARHDEIGALAGALETFKQQAADKVRIEAQERERNAGAMARQQAIESYVGEFESMVRQTLSQLGDASGQMRTTSAGLSTISRQTNERVQVAGKASGEASMSVETVAAASEELSASINDISQQAAHAAGIASRAVGQARDTDGTVQGLAQSAGRIGEVVGLINTIAAQTNLLALNATIEAARAGEAGRGFAVVASEVKSLASQTAKATEEISEQIADIQKVAGEAIDAIKNIGGIIGEVNEVATAIAAAVQQQGAATQEITRSTQFAAQGTKNVSDNITGVKADADAAAAAAEDVKQASQTLETQSQQLGNQVTQFLGKIRAA; translated from the coding sequence ATGTTGAATCGTCTGACCGTATCCGCGCTGCTGAAGACCGTCATCCTCGTCACCTCCTTCTGCGTGGTGGTTGGATTTTCGCTCAACGCCTGGGACTCCTGGGGCCGCCTGCAAGCGGCGAGCCGCATTGCGGTGATCGCCGACGCCTCGGCGAACATGTTCAAGGCGATGCACAATCTGCGCACCGACCGCTCCACGACCAACCGGCTGCTGAATTCTGATGCGCCGATGGAAGCCGACATCGAGAAATATCTGCGCAACATTCGCGACACCGAAATGCCGGCGATGGCCAACGCGCTCGGCCTGCTCGGCGGAATGGAATTCGCGCAGCAAGCGACGCTGGTGCCCGAGTTCGATCGTCTGTTCAAGGCGATGACCGCGATGCAGAAGGAATTCTGGGACGCGATGGGCAAGCCGAAGGCCTCGCGCCGCCCGACGCTCGCCAAGGAATACATGGACACGGCGACCGCGATGCTGGAAACGCTCGACAAGCTTGCCGCGTCGCTTGCCGGCGCCGTCAATCACCAGGACGCGACGATTGACCAGTTGCTGGCGATCAAGCAGATCGCCTGGCTGTTGCGTAGCACCGCCGGCGAGGCCTCGCTGATCGTCTCGAACGCGATCAACGCCGGCAAGGTCGCGCCGGAGACGAGGCTCGCCTATACGAAATATGCCGGCGGCATCGACGCCGCCTGGAGCGCGCTGGAGCTGACCGCGTCGGGCATGCAGTTGCCGCCGGCGATCTCGAGCGCAATGGCTGCGACCAAGACCGCCTATTTCGAACCGCAATATCTCAGCCTTCGCGACCGCCTGCTGACGCAGGTGGCGGCCGGCGAGAAGCCGGAACTGACCGCCAACCAGTGGACCCCGGTCACGGTCGGGCGTCTCTCCGCCGCCGTCACTGTTGCCGAAGCCGCACTCGATGCCGCCAAGGATCACGCCGCGTACCTGCGCTCCGCCGCCCAGCGCTCGCTGACGATGCAACTCGCATTGCTGACCGGCGCGCTGGCGCTGGCGTTCGGCGCCATGGCGATCGTCACCCGCCGCGTCATCAAGCCCCTGCACACCATGCGCGACGCCATGCTGAAGGTCGCGGCCGGCGACCTTCACGTCGATACCGGCTACGCCGCGCGCCACGACGAAATCGGCGCGCTGGCCGGCGCGCTGGAGACCTTCAAGCAGCAGGCCGCCGACAAGGTCCGGATCGAGGCGCAGGAGCGCGAACGCAACGCCGGCGCCATGGCGCGGCAGCAGGCGATCGAGAGCTATGTCGGCGAGTTCGAGAGCATGGTGCGCCAGACGCTCAGCCAGCTCGGCGACGCTTCCGGCCAGATGCGGACCACCTCGGCCGGCCTGTCGACGATTTCGCGCCAGACCAACGAGCGCGTCCAGGTCGCCGGGAAGGCTTCCGGCGAGGCCTCGATGAGCGTCGAGACGGTCGCCGCGGCTTCCGAGGAGCTCAGCGCCTCGATCAACGACATCAGCCAGCAGGCGGCGCACGCCGCCGGGATCGCCAGCCGCGCGGTCGGCCAGGCGCGTGACACCGACGGCACCGTGCAGGGGCTCGCTCAATCGGCGGGCCGGATCGGCGAAGTCGTCGGCCTGATCAACACCATCGCCGCGCAGACCAACCTGTTGGCGCTCAACGCCACCATCGAGGCCGCCCGCGCCGGCGAGGCTGGCCGCGGTTTTGCGGTGGTCGCCTCCGAAGTCAAGTCGCTGGCGAGCCAGACGGCGAAGGCGACCGAGGAAATCTCCGAGCAGATCGCCGATATTCAGAAGGTCGCCGGCGAAGCCATCGACGCCATCAAGAACATCGGCGGCATCATCGGCGAGGTCAACGAGGTCGCCACCGCGATTGCCGCCGCCGTGCAGCAGCAAGGCGCCGCCACCCAGGAGATCACGCGCTCGACGCAGTTTGCCGCGCAGGGCACCAAGAACGTGTCCGACAACATCACCGGCGTGAAGGCCGATGCGGACGCCGCAGCCGCCGCCGCCGAGGATGTGAAGCAGGCTTCCCAGACACTGGAGACGCAGAGCCAGCAGCTGGGCAATCAGGTTACGCAATTCCTCGGCAAGATCCGCGCGGCTTAG